Below is a genomic region from Mesorhizobium sp. NZP2298.
TGACGAGAAGCCTGCCACCGTTCCGCCCGACGAAAAACCCGCGCAAAGCGAGGAAAAGCAAGCGACCGAGGATGCCGATAAGCAACAGTCGGACAAGCAGGAGCCAGCATCGCAAACCGCCGAAAAACCAGAGGTCGTGACGCCAAAGCCATTGGCGGCTGAGACCGGTGACAAGCCGGCGCCTCCAGCCTCAACTGGAAAGGCAAAGCCCAAACCTGCCAAGACAATGGCGTTCAAACCGGCAAGAGCCTTCAAGGCGCCGGTTGGGAATGCTGGAAGGTCAAACCCCACCAACAACGACGTTGCGGGATCACCGATCTATTCCGGCCTTCCGGGCGTCAGAAAGCTCTACTCGCCGGGAGCAACCGGCGATGCGTTCGCCACGAGCTCAATGGATAAAGTGCCGCGTGGGGTGCGCGCGGCCACCCTTTGCGGCAACGTTCTGAGCCGAGAATTGCAGAATGCCGACTATACGATCAAGTGGGTTCCAAACAGCCCGTTGGACGCGGGCAATGTCCTCAATCCTCCGAAAGCCGCCTTCAGCACCAGAAGCGCCTGGTACAATCTGGACTTCCGGTGCGAAGTCGACGCCGATGCGACGAGGGTCCTGTCCTTCAACTTCCATGTGGGCTCATTGGTCCCGCGTGGCGAATGGGCCAGTCGCGGATTTACAAAGTATCCGCTGAATTAGGCTGGCACGCCGAGCCGGGACAATTGCCGGCTAATACCATGCCAGTTGGAGCAGACGAAATCAGTACCAGCCGCCGTCAGGCGCGCGCCATGACATAGGCTGCCGCCGATCGCCGTCATGCCGGCGGCAGCCGCGCCTTTGGTCGGGCTGTCCTGGGTGTGCTGAGCCAAATTGTCATCAGCCAAATGCGCAAATCCAATGCCAATGCTTGAACCCGCCGCTATTTCATTCCACATCGGCTGGGATGAAGGACGAGGCACGAGAACGGCGTCGAAATGTGCTGTGGGGCATCCCCGCATCGCTGATCCTGCACGTGCTTGTCGCGGCAATCCTGATATATGGCCTGCCAATTCCTCCGCAAAAGCCGCAGGAGGAGCAGCCAGTCAATGTGGCGCTCGTGCCTCCGCCCGATCAGCCGAAACCGAAACCTACTCCCGTATCGCCCCCTAAGCCACCGGAACCGAAGTTTGAAAAACCACCGGAGCCTAAGGTAGAACAACCGCCCGAGCAGAGAGTTGAAAAGCCACCTCCGCCCGAAAAGCAGGCACAGAAGCCCCCGCCGGTAGAGGTCCTGAAGCCCGTTTTTCAGTTCGGCGACAAGGATAACGGCCCGAGGAAATCCTTGGATGGGGCCAGCGCTCAGGACAGTTCGCTGGCGCCGGCCAAGGATGACGCTTCGAAGCCACCGGTCGAGCCGCCGGCAGAAAACCAGCCTGTCAAGCCGGCAGACTCCGAGCAGCAGGCAGATCCAACCAAGGCTGAGGAGAAGTCGGCAATCGCGACGACGGACGCCAAGCCGACACAGGATGCGGAGAAACAGGCGGCGATCGACGCCGCCAAGCAACAGGGCACGGCACCAGCGCCTTTGGCTGCCGACGGCGAGATCGAGCTTCCCCCATCAGCCGAAGCGCCGAAGTCCAAACCTGCAAGTGCGCCGAAGCCCAGCACTTCTAAGGCCTCGAAGTCTGCATCGCGGAACGGTTCGGGCCTTCCAAGTGTTCGCAGGCTCTATTCGCAGGGCGCAACCAGCGATGCGCTGGCCACCACCTCGATGGGCGGCGTGCCTCGCAATGAGCGTGCTTCCCTACTTTGCGCCAGCGAGTTGCAACAGCAACTGGTGGAAGGTTCCTATTTTCCTATTCAGTGGCCGAAAGTTCCGCTGAAGGGGGGCAATATAATTTACGCTCCGGATGTCGCCTTCAGTACGACAACCACATGGTACCATCTGAGCTTCCGGTGCGAGGTCGACACCGATGCGACGAGGGTCTTGTCGTTCGACTTCCGTGTCGGCGCTGAGCTTCCACGCAGCGAATGGCCGCGGCCTCTCTAGCCTGCCAGTCTAGGCCGGCACGCGAAGCCCGGCCAATTGCCGGCTAATTTCATGCCAGTCGGCGCAGACGAAATCGGCGCCGGCCGCGGTCAGCCGCGCGGCATGCTCGGCATAGGTGTGGCCGCCGCCGGTGTAGCCGATCGCCGTCATGCCGGCGGCAACCGCGCCCTGGATGCCGAAGGGCGAATCCTCGACGACGATGCAGTCGGCCGGATTGGCGCCCAACCTGGCGGCGGCGAACAGGAAGATGTCCGGCGCCGGCTTGCCGTTCTTGACCATCGAGGAGCTGTAGATCTCATCGCCGAAGAAATGCGCCAGCCCGGTGACGGCAAGGCTGTGGTTTATCCGCTCGACCGAGGATGACGAGGCAACGCAGCGGTCGCCCTCGAGCGTTTCCAGAAACGCGGCTATGCCAGGGGTCGGCTTCAATTCCTCGGTGAACAGGACCTTGGTCTCGGCCCAGATGTCGCCGTCGGCCGAAGCCGGAAACTGGTGGCCGGTCAATTCCCTGATCCGCACGATGATGTCGGACTGCTTCATGCCGACGCACTGGGCGATGATGCCGCCATGGACGCCTGGCATGCCGTGCTTTTCATAGACGCGTTCATAGGCCCTGGCTGCCAGCGGCTCGCTGTCGACGAGCACGCCGTCGCAATCGAAAATGATAGGCCTTGGTCGCGCCACGCACTTGTCTCCTGAAGTCAATTTCCGCACATCGCTATCGGCAAAAAGTCAAATGTTCAATAGTGCGACGGGCTGATGGCGCTTGGGCTCGAAAACGGAGAGCAGTCAAAGCTGGCGCAACGCATCGCTTGCGCGGGAGGATCCGAGCGCCCGTTGCATGGCTTGCCGGGACTGTGCGCGGTCGGGCGTTATCCAGTTCGGCTCGGCACCGAGGAAGCGGTCGAGGAAAGCCACCGCGTAGGCCGGCATCTCGGTGACATTCTCGCGATAGGACCACCATGTGCGCAGGTCGTCGGCGCATTTGTCGATGCTGGGCGCCTTGCCGAACTCCTGTTCGTAGATGGCCGAGATCACCGAGACGCAGTAGTTGGTGTAGAGGAAGCCTTCCGGCCAGAAGCGGATGATTTCCAGCGTGCCGGCATTCTGATCCGTCTCGATGAGCTGCGCGAGGCCGGAGATCTCCCTTGCCGGCGCCTGTTTGATCAGTTCGCGCAGCACGAGGCCGGCGGCAAAGACGATGAAGTCGGCGCGGTCTATCGCGGCAAAGCGCTTCTGCGCCTCCATGATCTCGACCCAGTCGAGAAAAGCTCGGGTGAGCTTCGCCTCGTCGATCTCGTAGCGCACGCCGAACGTGTCCGAAACCACCTTGGCGCTGCCGCGGAAGGTGGCGCGGAACCAGCGCAGCTGCCGCAACCGGTGGCGCAGGTCGGGCATAAGGGCCAGTTCATCCCTGAAGGGCAGTTCCATTGCATGCATCCCGTTTGGTGGCAGGTTAGCACAGCGGTGCCGCCGCCGAAATCGGCCGACGGTCCTGTGGATGACCGCGACCAAGGCCAATATCATACATATTGACATTCGCGGAAACAAATGTTCTCACTTTGCTGTTGTCGCGCGCCGGTCCAAGGTGCGGTTCAACTGAGGCTTCGGGAGGAGAACCGAATGGCGATTTGGCAGTGGGGACTGCTTCTGCTGGTTATTGTCTGGGCGCTGCAGTCGCTCGGCGTCTGGCTGCAGATGCGGCACTATTCGGATGTCTTCCGGGGCGTCACCGACCAGTACAAGGATGGCTTCGTCGGAGCCGGCAATTTTCGCGGCCGGTTGGCCAAGGGCACCATCGCGCTTGTCGTGGTGACGCCCGACCTGATCGTGCGCCGCATGATGGTGATGAGCGGCCGTTCCGTTTTCACCAAGTTCAAAAGACATGAAGAATTCGAGGGAGTTCCCCTCGATCGACTCCGGTCCAACCCTGCGATCATGGGGGAGGGGGAACCCGGTGTGGCCGAGGCCGTGAAGCGGGCGATCGAACAGATCGACAAAGCACGGTCGGAGCCGGGGAAGAAGCCGGGCCTGGCCGGCTTGAATGTAGCAAGGGCATAGAGGACGCCGTGCGCCGACTGGGATCAACCGGCCGACCGGCATAAGGAGGAGAAATGTCTGTATTTTCGTTGTTGGCGCAGCATGCCGACATGGCCGTGCACAATCTGCATGTCGCAGGTGCGATGGTCTCGGATGCTGCATTGCATGGCAAGCTCGCCGTCGAGCATGCTTCCGATCATCTCGTTGTCCTTGCGCAAGCAGACAGCGGGCCCATCACCGTCGACCAGTTCAAGGAAAAGCTGAAGGACGTCCAGCAGGAAGAGCAGCTCGGCTGGCTGACCGCCATCGGCAAGTACTTCATCGGCATCTTCCAGAAGGGCGGCGAAGTGTTCGCCGGCTTCGTCACCGGCATTATTCCGACGCTGGTGGTGCTGATGACCGCCTTCTACGCCGTCACCGAACTGGTCGGCGAGGAGCGCGTGCATGGCCTGGCGCGTGGCGCCGGCAGGATTGCCTTGACCCGCTATACGCTGCTGCCGCTGCTGGCGGTGTTCTTCCTCACCAATCCGATGGCCTATACGTTCGGATCGTTCCTGGAAGAAAAGCACAAGCCGGCTTTCTATGACGCGGCCGTGTCCTACGTGCATCCGCCGCTTGGCCTGTTCCCGCACATCAATCCCGGCGAATATTTCGTCTGGGGCGGCATTCTCGTGGCTCTGCTCGAGCTTGAGAAGAAGGGCGTCGTCGTCGCCGGTTACCACGTCAAGGTGGCGATCTGGTACGCTATTGTCGGCCTCGTCGTCATCCTGCTCAAGGGCATGCTGACCGAGCGCATCACCACCATCATGGCACGCCGCCAGGGCGTCGAGCTGTAAGGGCGGGGAGGACAATCATGGCCAAGACATACAAAGCCGTAAAGATCTCCCGGGGCTCCACCGGCTGGGGCGGCCCGCTCGTCATCGAGCCGACCGCGCAGCGCGACAAGGTCGTCTCCGTCACCGGCGGCGGCATCCATCCCGTAGCCCAGCTTATCGCCGACATGACCGGTGCCACGGCCGTCGACGGCTTCAAGGCGCCGCCGGTCGAAGGCGAGATGGCTGTTGTCGTCGTCGATTGCGGCGGCACCGCACGCTGCGGCGTCTATCCGCGCAAGCGCATCCCGACCGTCAATCTAACGCCGGTCGGTCAGGCTGGGCCGCTCGCCCAGTTCATCACGGAGGACATCTACGTTTCGGGCGTGAAACCGGCCAACGTCACAATGGCGGACGGATCCGAGGCGGTCACCACCGCGGGGGGAGCAGCATCGATGAGTTCAGGCAATAACACTGCAGCCGCGGCGCCACAGCCGCTGCCGAGCGAAGGCGGGCTGATCGGCCTGATCAGCTCGATCGGCCGCGTCATGGGCCGGGTGGTCGGCATTTTCTTCAATGCCGGCCGCCGTACCATCGACCAGGTGGTGCGCAACGTGCTGCCGTTCATGGCCTTCGTGACCATGCTTATCGGCCTGATCCTCTACACCGGCATTGGCGATGTGCTCGCCCAGCCGATGGGTCCGCTGGCCAACAACATCGTCGGCCTGCTGATCATCTCGGCCATTTGCGGCCTGCCGTTCCTGTCGCCCATCCTGGGGCCGGGCGCGGTCATCGCGCAGGTCATCGGCGTAGCCATCATCGGCCCGCAGATCGCCAACGGCACGATTTCGCCGGCGATGGCCCTGCCGGCGTTGTTTGCCTACAACACCCAGGTCGGCTGCGACTTCGTGCCTGTCGGCCTGGCGCTTGGTGAAGCCAAGCCGAAAACCATCGAAATCGGTGTGCCGGCGGTGCTCATCAGCCGCCAGATCATGGGTCCGGTCTCGGTGTTGATCGCCTGGGTCGTCTCACTGATCGTGTTTTAAAGAGATTAAGGAAATGAGGTTCGCCATATGACGGTTCTGTTGAGAACACGGGTCACTTCCATCGGACCCGAAGTGGCGGATCTTGCCGAAGGGGGCGTGCTCATCCTGTTCGCGGATGGCTCGCCGCCGGAGCTTGCCGAAGTCTCCGTCCTGCACAAGACGGAGCAGGGACCAAGTGACGGAGCGCCCCCCAAGGGCGCTTCGATCACCGTCGGTTCGGTTTCAGCCGTCATAACGGCGGTAGGCTCCAGCGCATGGAGCAAGGTGCTCGAGATGGGCCATGTCGTCATCTCGTTCAACGGCGCCACCGAGGCCGAGAGGCCGGGCGAGATCTGCGCATCGCAGGTCGATACCCAAGCGCTCGTGGCCGCCCTGGAGACAGGCGCGATCATCACCATCGCCGCCTGAACACACGCGCTGGGACCGTCCGGTCTTGGCGCCAAGAGCAATTCCAGGAAAAGTGTGAAACGGTTTTCCGTCCGGAATTGCGTCAAAACAAAGAGTTAGAGCGATTTCGCCGAAATGGCGAAATAGCTCCAGGAAAAGCAGAGTATTTGCCATGGAACGCTCGACCATCGTCAGAGTGCATGAAGGTTTGCACGCCCGTCCCGCCACGCGGTTCGTCAAACTCGCGAAGGGTTTCGAATCCGATGTCGAACTGGTCAAGGACGGCAAGGCGGTCAGCGCCAAGAGCTCGGTCAAGCTGATGCTGCTGGCGGTCAAGGAAAACCAGGAAGTCACCGTTCGGGCGAACGGCGCGGATGCCATCGAGGCCATCGAAGCGCTGATCGGCTATCTCGAAAACCCCAAGGCTGGTCTCGACGATGAAGCGGGGCCGCAGAGCCCGGCCAATGATGCCGGGCCGGAAGCGGCACCCGCGCCGGCCGAATCTGCGCTCGCTGCCTCCGGCGAAGCAAATGGCTTGCGCGGTGTCGCGGCAAGCGAGGGTGTCGCGATCGGGCCGGCTTTCGCGCATTTCCCGCCTGATATCACAGGGCAAGGTCGCACGCTGCGGGCTGAAGAGATCGCCGGCGAGATTGACAGGTTCCGCGCCGCCGTCGCCGCCGTCCAGGCGCGCATGGACCGGGCCTTGGCGCAGGACAGCCTGTCGGCCGGAGACCGTGGCATCGTCGCGGCACTCAGGGATATCGCCGCCGATGACAGCCTGACCGGCGAGGCCGAGAAGGCGATCAAGGGCGGCAACGACGCGGTCTCGGCCGTCATCACCGCCGCGTCCGCCATCGCGGCCGATTTCAGCGCCGTCGACGATCATTATCTGAATGCGCGCGCTGACGACGTTCATGCCGTCGGGCGGCAGATCTGTCTCGTCCTGCTTGGGCAGGACGACGTCAGCCTCGAAAACATTCCGCAGGGGGCCATCCTGATCGCCGACGACATCGGCGCCTGGGATCTGGCGCGCGCGCCGCTGAAACGCATAGGCGGGGTGATTTGCGGCCATGGAGGCGCCACCTCGCACATCGCCATCATTGCCCGCTCGCATGGCATTCCGGCGGTGCTGGGCCTCGGCGACCAGATCAATGCCTTGCGCACGGCGCACGACGTGGCGCTCGACGGCAACACGGGCCATGTGATCATCGACCCCGACGAGGCGACGCGTGCCGATTTCGCCGGCCGTGTCAAAGCGGCGGCGAGCGAGCTTGCCGGCCTGACCGCCTTCAAGACGGTGACGCCGAAGCGCGCCGACGGCAGGGTCATCGAGGTCGCGGCCAATATCGGTTCGCTCGAGGAAATCGAAGCAGCGCAGGAGGCCGGAGCCATGGGCGTCGGCCTGTTCCGCACCGAGCTTCTGTTCATGCGCCACATGCACCTGCCCTCCGAGGACATGCAGGCCGAGACCTATGCGGCGCTGGCCAAGGCCTTCGAGCCCTATCCGGTCATCGTGCGCACGCTCGACATCGGCGGCGACAAGCCGATCGCCGGCATCGAGTTCCCCGACGAGGAAAACCCCTTTCTCGGCTGGCGCGGCATCCGCATGTGCCTCGACCGGCCCGACATCTTCAAGCGTCAGCTCAGGGCGCTGCTCAGGGCGGCCGTGCATGGCAACATCAAGGTGATGCTGCCGATGGTGTCCGATATTTCCGAAGTCACGCGCACCCGCGCACTGGTTGATGAATGCGCCGCCGAACTCAAGGCCGAAGGCGTGCCGCATGCGACGTTCGATCTCGGCGTGATGATCGAGACCCCGGCCGCGGTGCTGATCGCCCCGGCGCTGGCCAAGGAAGTGGCCTTCTTCTCGATCGGCACCAACGACCTGACCCAGTACATCATGGCCGCCGACCGGCTGAACCCGACCGTGGCCAAGCTCAACGACGTCACCAATCCGGCGGTCATGTCGGCGATCGAGCTGACGGCAAAAGCCGGCGTCGCCGCAGGCATCATGGTTGGCATGTGCGGCGAAGCGGCCGGGCGACCGGACCTGATCCCGGCCTTCGTGAAGATGGGGCTGACCGAGCTTTCGATGAGCCCGGCCTCGATCCAGCGCGCCAAGAAAACGATCACGGCCATGATAGCCGGGGAATAGATTTCCGAAAGCGCTGCTGGGGCTACGGCAAATGCGCAAGCAAGGTGGCGAAGACAGGCGTCAGCTCGTCGACCGGGCTTGCCTTGGCGCAGGCCTGCAGAATGCGGTCATGACGGATATCGACCGCCAGGATCGCGATCTCCAGCATGTCCGGCTCCGGCGCGCCGTCGCGACCGGTGGTCGCCAGGCCGCAGGCCAGAACGACCGGCGCCAGGCAGCTTATGTCGAGTGCCCGCTCCCTCGCCATTTCCGGCGCGGCTTCGCCAAAGCGGACCGGACGCTGGCCGAGCAACTCTACCAGCAATGCCGCGCAGGTGGCCGCGATTGCCGGCAGCCCGGCACCCGGCGCGGCCAGGGCCGCCAACAAATCAGCATGGCGCTTGCGCATGGCGGCGTGAGCGGCTGCGAAATCGGCTTCGTGGATGCGGGCGTTTTCGATCTTGAGCCCGGCAAGCACCGCCTTGGCCAGATAGTACATGTCGCGCCGGAACAGGCGCTCGGCACTCAATTGCCGCTCTTCGTTTCCGGCCGGGAAATAGGTGCCGAGGCCCTTTACGGTCGTGCCGTCCACCTTGATCGGACGCTCATGCGGAACAAAGGATTCAGCGATCGACAACGCGTCGTCGACGGCGCTGGCGGCATGGCTGAGCAAGCCTTCGATGCCCTTGCCGGGAAACGGCGGCAGATGGCTGGTCGCCTCGCGCAGGACGCTGGCGTCGCCGCTGCCGTCATGGCGGCTCTGCCGGATGATGTCTCGGACTTCCCGCAACCGGTCCTTCAGGTTGACGCGGACGTCTTCGGAGATTTGTCGGAGCATCGCGGTTCGCCTCGAAAGTGCCGTGGATTGCCGCCAGCAAGGGGCGCCCAACACTCTACATTGTTCCTATCGATTGGTAGATCAATAGGCGATAGTAGACCAGCATGCAGAATCGGTGACGGCGCGCGCATCCGTCACCGCGGGGGAGGGATGACTTGGCCAGGCGACGACAAATCGACGAAGGTCGGGCGGGAGCCGAAGCGACCGAACAGGTCGTCAGCGAAAGCCGGACGGATCGTCTGAGGATTCGGGCGGCCTGGATGTATTTCGTCGAGCAGATGACGCAGAACGAGATCGCCGACGTGCTTGGCGTCGGCCGCGTCACCATCGTGCGCATGCTGGCGGAGGCGCGTTCGCGAAACGAGGTCAAGATCACCATCGAGAGCGAATTGTCGGAGATCGTGCGGCTGGAGCGCGCGCTCGAGCGGACGTTCGGCCTGCAGCAGGCGCTGGTGGCGCCGCTCACCGCGCCCAATGCCGACCCGATCCCCGCGATCAGCGCCAAGACCGGGATCTTCCTGTCCGATACGATGAAATCCGGCATGCGCGTCGGCGTCGGCTGGGGCAGGACGTTGTTCTCGAGCCTGCCGTTCATCAGCGCCAAGTCGCTCTCGGACTTCAAGGTCATCTCGCTGCTGGGCGGCGTTGGCGTCGCGCGTCGCTACAATCCGGCGGAGTTCGCCTGGCGGTTCGCCCAGGTCTTCCAGGGTGACGGCTATCTCATTCCGACACCGGCCGTTGTCGACAGCGTCGAGACCAAGATAGCGCTGGTGGAGCGCTGCGGCCTGCAGGAAATCTTCGAAATGGCCGACACGCTTGATGCCGTGCTGCTGTCGATCGGCGGCATCGCCTCGGCGACGACCTTCTATCGGGGCGGCTTCCTCAAGGAGGCGGAGCGTGAGGCGCTGGTGTCGCGCGGCGCGGTCGGCGACCTTCTGTTCCATTTCTTCGACCGCAATGGCGATCTGGTCGACCATCCGATCAACAGCCTGGTGATGTCGGTGGATGTCGACCGCCTGCGCAAGGCGCCGATCCGTATCCTGACCTCCGGCGGCGAGGAGAAGATCGAGGCTCTGCTCGGCGCCATGAACCTGATCGCGCCGACGATCCTGATCACCGACGAGGAGACCGCAAAACGCATGCTCGAGGCGGTCAGCGCAGGCTGAAGGACCCGGTAATGTAATCGGGCCAGGCCTGCTGCTCGTCGAAAACGGCGGCAAGATCCGGTGTGTCCGCCAATATCCCGCTGAGAACCAGTGCCGTGGCGATGCCGGAACCGTTTCCGCCCGCAATGTCATGCTCGACGCTGTCGCCAACGCAGACCACGCTGGCGCGATCGGGCTCGCCGGCCAGTGCCAGGGCCGCGTCGAAAATCGCCGGATAGGGCTTGCCGATGCGGGTGACGCTGCCGCCGAGGTCTTCGTAGAGATCGGCGATCTCGCCCGCGCCGAAACGGGGGCCTGCCGCCGTCAGCATGATCTTGTCGGGATTGGTGCAGAAGCACGGCACCTGACGTGCCGCCGCCGGGGCAAGCAGCCGGCGATAATGATCGAGGTCATGGCGGTCGCCCTCGCTGGCCGAGATCAGTACCAATTCGGCGTCCTCGCCGGCCTGCGTCAGCACAAAGGGCAAGCCTTCGACCGCGGTGCGGTCGTCGTCGCGGCTGATCAGCAGGCACTTTGTCCCCGGGCGCAGCCTTCCCGATGCCGCCATGTCATTGAAGGAGCGCCACGCCACCTCGCCGGAGGAGACAAAATGGTCCCAGCTTCCGGCGGCGAAGCCGAGCTTCAGCAGGCGATCCTCATTGGGCCTAGCGCGCTTGCCGGAGTTGGAAATCAGCACCACCGTCTTGCCGGCGCTCTTTAGCGCCGACAATGCCTCTACCGCGCCCGGATAAGGGGCCCGGCCGTCATGCAGCACGCCGAACTGGTCGAGCAGGAAAACCTGGTAGAGGCCAGCCAGCGGTCCGATACCGTCGAGTCGTTCGATTGTTTTCGCGCTCATAGGAGTCCGGCCTTGCTTGCGCCCCTCAGCGCCAGCCGCGCGGTGCCGGCGGCGGCCTCGTCGGAAAGTGCGGGCAGGAAGTCGACGCCGAGCTTGCGCCGCCGGATATCAGTCCAGGCCGGATTTGCGGCGCCGCCTCCCACGCTCCTGACCGATGTCAGCGCCGGCGCGCCAAGTTCGGCCAATCTGCGATAGCCGAGTGCCTCGATCGCCGCCATGCCTTCCAACATCGCCTTGAGATAGTCGGTGTCGTCAGCCGGCCTCGGGGCAAGGCGTGGCGGAAGGGTCGGATCGGCGATCGGGAACCGCTCGCCTGGTATGCTGAGCGGGTAATAGTCGAGGCCGGTCTCGGTCGCGGGATCGATTGCCGCGCTGAGCTCGATGATCCGCGCCAGTGGAAATTGCTGAGCCAGCACCTTGCCGCCGGAATTCGATGCACCGCCGGCCAGCCAGGCATTGCCGAGGCGATGGCTGTAGATGCCGAAGCGTGGCGCCGAGATCGGCCGGTCGGACAGTATCTTGATGGTCAGCGAGGATCCCA
It encodes:
- a CDS encoding DUF930 domain-containing protein encodes the protein MNGKIREWFRNWRWALAASLILHAMIAAFLFFGVPRSEQQPAQQEQPVNVAIVPPPEKPKPKPAPKPPEPKPEKKAEKPPEQKPPPEPPKPPDEQVLKRVFQYGQKDTGPEKSLDGSSAKPSTPSPAKDEAAKPPITPTPAPAQPAPAATPQQKAEPSKPDEKPATVPPDEKPAQSEEKQATEDADKQQSDKQEPASQTAEKPEVVTPKPLAAETGDKPAPPASTGKAKPKPAKTMAFKPARAFKAPVGNAGRSNPTNNDVAGSPIYSGLPGVRKLYSPGATGDAFATSSMDKVPRGVRAATLCGNVLSRELQNADYTIKWVPNSPLDAGNVLNPPKAAFSTRSAWYNLDFRCEVDADATRVLSFNFHVGSLVPRGEWASRGFTKYPLN
- a CDS encoding DUF930 domain-containing protein — translated: MKDEARERRRNVLWGIPASLILHVLVAAILIYGLPIPPQKPQEEQPVNVALVPPPDQPKPKPTPVSPPKPPEPKFEKPPEPKVEQPPEQRVEKPPPPEKQAQKPPPVEVLKPVFQFGDKDNGPRKSLDGASAQDSSLAPAKDDASKPPVEPPAENQPVKPADSEQQADPTKAEEKSAIATTDAKPTQDAEKQAAIDAAKQQGTAPAPLAADGEIELPPSAEAPKSKPASAPKPSTSKASKSASRNGSGLPSVRRLYSQGATSDALATTSMGGVPRNERASLLCASELQQQLVEGSYFPIQWPKVPLKGGNIIYAPDVAFSTTTTWYHLSFRCEVDTDATRVLSFDFRVGAELPRSEWPRPL
- a CDS encoding HAD family hydrolase, which encodes MARPRPIIFDCDGVLVDSEPLAARAYERVYEKHGMPGVHGGIIAQCVGMKQSDIIVRIRELTGHQFPASADGDIWAETKVLFTEELKPTPGIAAFLETLEGDRCVASSSSVERINHSLAVTGLAHFFGDEIYSSSMVKNGKPAPDIFLFAAARLGANPADCIVVEDSPFGIQGAVAAGMTAIGYTGGGHTYAEHAARLTAAGADFVCADWHEISRQLAGLRVPA
- a CDS encoding transcriptional regulator GutM, producing the protein MAIWQWGLLLLVIVWALQSLGVWLQMRHYSDVFRGVTDQYKDGFVGAGNFRGRLAKGTIALVVVTPDLIVRRMMVMSGRSVFTKFKRHEEFEGVPLDRLRSNPAIMGEGEPGVAEAVKRAIEQIDKARSEPGKKPGLAGLNVARA
- the srlA gene encoding PTS glucitol/sorbitol transporter subunit IIC, whose amino-acid sequence is MSVFSLLAQHADMAVHNLHVAGAMVSDAALHGKLAVEHASDHLVVLAQADSGPITVDQFKEKLKDVQQEEQLGWLTAIGKYFIGIFQKGGEVFAGFVTGIIPTLVVLMTAFYAVTELVGEERVHGLARGAGRIALTRYTLLPLLAVFFLTNPMAYTFGSFLEEKHKPAFYDAAVSYVHPPLGLFPHINPGEYFVWGGILVALLELEKKGVVVAGYHVKVAIWYAIVGLVVILLKGMLTERITTIMARRQGVEL
- the srlE gene encoding PTS glucitol/sorbitol transporter subunit IIB — protein: MAKTYKAVKISRGSTGWGGPLVIEPTAQRDKVVSVTGGGIHPVAQLIADMTGATAVDGFKAPPVEGEMAVVVVDCGGTARCGVYPRKRIPTVNLTPVGQAGPLAQFITEDIYVSGVKPANVTMADGSEAVTTAGGAASMSSGNNTAAAAPQPLPSEGGLIGLISSIGRVMGRVVGIFFNAGRRTIDQVVRNVLPFMAFVTMLIGLILYTGIGDVLAQPMGPLANNIVGLLIISAICGLPFLSPILGPGAVIAQVIGVAIIGPQIANGTISPAMALPALFAYNTQVGCDFVPVGLALGEAKPKTIEIGVPAVLISRQIMGPVSVLIAWVVSLIVF
- a CDS encoding PTS glucitol/sorbitol transporter subunit IIA, which translates into the protein MTVLLRTRVTSIGPEVADLAEGGVLILFADGSPPELAEVSVLHKTEQGPSDGAPPKGASITVGSVSAVITAVGSSAWSKVLEMGHVVISFNGATEAERPGEICASQVDTQALVAALETGAIITIAA
- the ptsP gene encoding phosphoenolpyruvate--protein phosphotransferase, encoding MERSTIVRVHEGLHARPATRFVKLAKGFESDVELVKDGKAVSAKSSVKLMLLAVKENQEVTVRANGADAIEAIEALIGYLENPKAGLDDEAGPQSPANDAGPEAAPAPAESALAASGEANGLRGVAASEGVAIGPAFAHFPPDITGQGRTLRAEEIAGEIDRFRAAVAAVQARMDRALAQDSLSAGDRGIVAALRDIAADDSLTGEAEKAIKGGNDAVSAVITAASAIAADFSAVDDHYLNARADDVHAVGRQICLVLLGQDDVSLENIPQGAILIADDIGAWDLARAPLKRIGGVICGHGGATSHIAIIARSHGIPAVLGLGDQINALRTAHDVALDGNTGHVIIDPDEATRADFAGRVKAAASELAGLTAFKTVTPKRADGRVIEVAANIGSLEEIEAAQEAGAMGVGLFRTELLFMRHMHLPSEDMQAETYAALAKAFEPYPVIVRTLDIGGDKPIAGIEFPDEENPFLGWRGIRMCLDRPDIFKRQLRALLRAAVHGNIKVMLPMVSDISEVTRTRALVDECAAELKAEGVPHATFDLGVMIETPAAVLIAPALAKEVAFFSIGTNDLTQYIMAADRLNPTVAKLNDVTNPAVMSAIELTAKAGVAAGIMVGMCGEAAGRPDLIPAFVKMGLTELSMSPASIQRAKKTITAMIAGE
- a CDS encoding sugar-binding transcriptional regulator, with translation MARRRQIDEGRAGAEATEQVVSESRTDRLRIRAAWMYFVEQMTQNEIADVLGVGRVTIVRMLAEARSRNEVKITIESELSEIVRLERALERTFGLQQALVAPLTAPNADPIPAISAKTGIFLSDTMKSGMRVGVGWGRTLFSSLPFISAKSLSDFKVISLLGGVGVARRYNPAEFAWRFAQVFQGDGYLIPTPAVVDSVETKIALVERCGLQEIFEMADTLDAVLLSIGGIASATTFYRGGFLKEAEREALVSRGAVGDLLFHFFDRNGDLVDHPINSLVMSVDVDRLRKAPIRILTSGGEEKIEALLGAMNLIAPTILITDEETAKRMLEAVSAG
- a CDS encoding TIGR01459 family HAD-type hydrolase produces the protein MSAKTIERLDGIGPLAGLYQVFLLDQFGVLHDGRAPYPGAVEALSALKSAGKTVVLISNSGKRARPNEDRLLKLGFAAGSWDHFVSSGEVAWRSFNDMAASGRLRPGTKCLLISRDDDRTAVEGLPFVLTQAGEDAELVLISASEGDRHDLDHYRRLLAPAAARQVPCFCTNPDKIMLTAAGPRFGAGEIADLYEDLGGSVTRIGKPYPAIFDAALALAGEPDRASVVCVGDSVEHDIAGGNGSGIATALVLSGILADTPDLAAVFDEQQAWPDYITGSFSLR